In Mongoliitalea daihaiensis, one DNA window encodes the following:
- a CDS encoding NUDIX domain-containing protein, translating into MRDLETEIVEKFGNRLRTRVNGVLIKDETILLIKHRMAEGRYFWNVPGGGMKFGSNARDNLKREFLEETGLIVDVGNFLCIYEYLDEPLHAVELYFEVHAIGGELKLGKDPELENDKQLITEIAYLNLEKLHFIKKTEKHRLFWEINELNEVLKWKGYFNFENNYIK; encoded by the coding sequence ATGAGAGATTTGGAAACAGAAATAGTGGAGAAGTTTGGAAACAGATTAAGAACAAGGGTTAATGGCGTCCTGATCAAAGACGAAACGATTCTCTTAATCAAACATCGAATGGCGGAAGGACGCTATTTCTGGAATGTTCCCGGTGGTGGAATGAAGTTTGGATCAAATGCAAGAGACAATTTAAAAAGAGAGTTTTTGGAAGAGACAGGTCTTATCGTGGATGTTGGCAATTTCTTGTGTATCTATGAATACCTTGATGAGCCACTCCATGCAGTTGAATTATATTTTGAAGTACATGCAATAGGTGGTGAATTAAAATTGGGGAAAGATCCCGAATTGGAAAATGACAAACAACTGATCACAGAAATTGCTTATTTGAACCTCGAAAAATTACATTTCATAAAAAAAACAGAAAAACACCGCCTTTTTTGGGAAATAAATGAGCTGAATGAAGTGTTAAAGTGGAAAGGATATTTTAATTTTGAAAATAATTACATAAAATAG
- a CDS encoding ATP-dependent DNA helicase, with amino-acid sequence MIPQDKASVPLPSILLRKNFPFEPTAGQAKFFVKMDVFLEKKELPIQAFVLKGFAGTGKTSVLSSLVRVLPRFQKKSMLLAPTGRAAKIMANYSGKSAFTIHKIIYKPKGEAGDLGQGFELQKNYNQDTVFIVDESSMLADEVSFGRSLLADLIKFVFQVPSNSLLFVGDTAQLPPVGSLLSPALDPSYLQRYFRLKVDSLEMTEVMRQQLDSGILFNATALRNLLKQDQLHIHFVTKGFSDFFKMTGERLEDGLRYAYDKYGIENTTIITRSNKSAVQYNQYIRQVIHFYEDEISAGDLLMVVKNNYTYMADSELVNFIANGDFVEIIKIRSFEELYGLRFATLELRLIDYPDEPYFEAKVILDTLHSPLPSLSVEQYRSLYQQVSEDYLDVANVTERKELIKKDPYLSALQIKFAYALTCHKSQGGQWDAVFVDQGYLTDEKINEEFVRWLYTALTRAKKEVFLVNFHQKFYDISV; translated from the coding sequence ATGATTCCACAAGATAAAGCATCTGTTCCGCTTCCCTCAATTCTGTTAAGGAAAAATTTTCCTTTTGAGCCAACTGCGGGCCAAGCTAAGTTTTTTGTTAAAATGGACGTTTTTTTAGAAAAAAAGGAATTACCCATTCAGGCTTTTGTACTCAAAGGCTTTGCAGGAACAGGAAAGACCTCTGTTTTATCCAGTTTGGTTCGTGTCCTTCCTAGGTTTCAAAAAAAATCCATGTTACTAGCTCCTACGGGTAGGGCTGCCAAAATAATGGCGAATTATTCTGGAAAATCTGCTTTTACTATACATAAAATTATTTACAAGCCTAAAGGTGAGGCGGGTGATCTTGGTCAAGGATTCGAATTACAAAAAAATTACAATCAAGACACTGTATTTATTGTAGATGAATCGTCTATGCTTGCAGATGAAGTAAGCTTCGGTCGAAGTTTACTTGCTGATTTGATTAAATTTGTGTTTCAAGTTCCCAGCAATTCTTTGCTTTTTGTTGGGGATACTGCACAATTACCTCCGGTAGGTTCATTGTTGAGTCCCGCCTTAGATCCTTCCTATTTGCAACGATATTTCCGTCTCAAAGTAGACTCCTTGGAAATGACTGAGGTAATGCGTCAGCAACTGGATTCTGGTATTTTATTCAATGCAACTGCTTTGAGAAATCTATTAAAACAGGACCAACTGCATATTCATTTTGTCACGAAGGGATTCAGTGATTTTTTTAAAATGACTGGTGAACGTTTGGAAGACGGTCTCAGATATGCCTATGATAAATATGGAATAGAGAATACCACCATTATCACACGATCCAACAAATCAGCTGTTCAATATAATCAGTACATTCGTCAAGTGATTCATTTTTACGAAGATGAAATTTCCGCAGGTGACCTGTTGATGGTGGTCAAAAACAATTACACTTACATGGCTGATTCCGAGCTTGTGAATTTTATTGCGAATGGTGATTTTGTGGAAATTATTAAAATCCGTTCTTTTGAAGAACTGTATGGCTTAAGATTTGCTACTTTAGAGTTACGCTTAATCGATTATCCAGATGAACCTTACTTTGAAGCAAAAGTTATCTTAGATACCTTGCACAGTCCTTTGCCTTCTTTAAGTGTAGAGCAATACCGATCGTTGTATCAACAGGTCTCTGAGGATTATCTGGATGTAGCGAATGTTACAGAGCGTAAAGAATTAATTAAAAAAGACCCGTATCTTTCAGCATTACAAATTAAATTTGCATATGCTTTGACATGTCACAAGTCCCAAGGAGGGCAGTGGGATGCGGTTTTTGTTGATCAAGGCTATTTGACGGACGAAAAAATCAACGAAGAGTTTGTTAGATGGCTTTATACGGCACTTACGAGGGCAAAAAAAGAAGTATTTCTAGTAAACTTCCATCAGAAGTTTTACGATATTAGTGTATAA
- a CDS encoding DUF1573 domain-containing protein — MKKYFLLMVMMITAVAVQAQSDSKGAVISFKEKSIDFGDITQGDKVEHVFLFENTGDTPLVISNVAVTCGCTAPSWPRQPVAPGSSAELKVVFNSAGKMGKQNSVIRIYSNASEPIEKVSLISNVKPKA; from the coding sequence ATGAAAAAGTATTTTCTATTAATGGTCATGATGATCACAGCTGTGGCAGTTCAGGCTCAAAGTGATTCAAAAGGTGCAGTGATTAGTTTTAAAGAAAAATCAATCGACTTTGGTGATATCACGCAAGGGGATAAGGTAGAGCACGTGTTTCTTTTCGAAAATACGGGAGATACGCCTTTAGTGATTTCTAATGTTGCCGTAACTTGTGGTTGTACTGCTCCAAGTTGGCCGAGACAACCTGTAGCACCAGGTTCTTCCGCTGAATTGAAGGTCGTATTTAATTCTGCGGGTAAAATGGGTAAGCAAAATTCAGTAATAAGAATTTACTCGAATGCTTCTGAGCCAATCGAAAAAGTATCATTGATTTCCAATGTCAAGCCAAAAGCTTGA
- a CDS encoding SGNH/GDSL hydrolase family protein: MIQSFFIGLCLAATLNVNIMQEKPTPPSNEHLRYLALGDSYTIGEGVAEEERYPNQAVAILQAQGLEVNLSQIIAKTGWTTDELVKGIEAAGIVDNTYDLVTLLIGVNNQYRRRTVENYEEELQSLIHQAIAFAKGNPKRVIVLSIPDWGITPFGKESGRDLEENSIAIDTFNATKKAIAEELGVFYIDITEEYRNIGGLDEMVVEDKLHPSGLVYKSWAEKLSQVIVHQMKF; encoded by the coding sequence ATGATTCAATCCTTCTTTATTGGCCTTTGTTTAGCTGCCACATTAAACGTAAACATTATGCAAGAAAAGCCAACTCCACCAAGCAATGAACACCTTCGATACCTAGCCCTTGGAGATAGTTACACGATAGGAGAAGGAGTCGCAGAAGAAGAACGATATCCAAATCAAGCAGTAGCTATCTTGCAAGCACAAGGTTTAGAGGTGAATTTATCTCAAATTATTGCCAAAACAGGTTGGACCACGGATGAACTAGTCAAAGGAATAGAGGCTGCTGGAATAGTTGACAACACCTATGACTTGGTCACCTTGCTAATTGGTGTCAATAATCAATATCGTCGAAGAACTGTTGAAAATTACGAAGAAGAATTACAATCATTAATCCATCAAGCAATTGCCTTTGCTAAAGGCAACCCCAAAAGAGTGATTGTTTTGTCTATTCCTGATTGGGGAATCACTCCCTTTGGAAAAGAATCGGGAAGGGACTTAGAGGAAAATTCCATTGCTATAGATACATTCAATGCCACTAAAAAAGCCATCGCAGAGGAACTTGGTGTGTTTTATATTGACATTACAGAAGAATATCGAAACATTGGAGGTCTAGACGAAATGGTGGTAGAAGATAAGCTTCACCCAAGTGGTCTAGTGTATAAAAGTTGGGCAGAAAAACTCAGTCAGGTGATTGTACATCAGATGAAATTTTAA